The segment TGTCGAGGCCCACGACGCAGCCGTTGCCGACGACGCCCGTCTTCCCGCGGACGACGCCGCTCGGAACGAGGCGGAGCGCGTACTCCTCCCCGCCGACGGTGATCGTGTGCCCCGCGTTGTTCCCGCCCTGGAATCGAACCACGACGTCGGCGCCCTCGCCGAAGATATCGGTCATCCGTCCCTTCCCCTCGTCCCCGAACTGGGAACCGATCACTGTCGCGTTCACGGGACAGTCGACGGCAGGACGCTCATTAACCGTTCTGTGAAGCGCGGTTCACAGCGACGGGGCGGAACCGGCACTCGAATCCGTCGAGCGCTCAGAGCAGGCCGCTCGCGAGGACGTAGCGGACGCCCGCGGCGACGAGCGCCGCACCGCTGAGTGCGAGGACGGGCACGGAGACCACCGGGTCCTTGCGGGTCGTCCACGCCGCCCACGCGACGGGTGCGAGGAGGCCGACGCCGATCGCGACGTCGGGGAGCCGGTAGACGGTGCCGACCGCGTCCGGGAGGAGGTACATCGAGAACGTCCCGGCGAGGACGGGCCCGCCGACGGCCAGCAGCGCCGCCGTCCGGAGGTCGTCGCGTGCGAGGACGCTCGCGAGCGCGAGGCCGAGCAGTCCGACGGCGCTCGACGCGACGAGGAGCTCCCACGCCGACGGCCACGCCGGCCGTTCGCCGTAACAGCCGATGTCGGCGAAGACGGCGTGCGTGACGCCCGTGTACTGCCAGTTCGACGTGTACTCGAGGACGGTGCCGTCCTGGGCGAGCACGTAGTTCGCGTCGGGGCCGCGTTCGGCGTCGGTCGCGTCGCCGTACTGCTCTATCTCCCAGTCGACGGCGTCCTCTGGCGCGGCGGCTGCGCTCGGGTCATCGCCCTCGCGGACAGACGCAGCCGGGCTCTCGCCGCCCGTGAACGAGCCGTTCCGGTCGTACCTGTACGCGCGGTCGTCCGCTGTGAGGAGCCACCAGCCGTCCTCCGAGGGGACGAGTGCGGTCGCACGGAGCTCCTCGTCGTCGCCGGTCGCGTTCGCCGGCGGTTCGAGTTCGTACCGCGCGAGTTCGCGCCAGTCGGCGTCGTACCGGGCGACGACCGGCGGCGACCCACCGTCGGTCTCACCGCCGCGGAGGACGAGCCATTGGCCGCGGACGTTCTGGTCGAGGTCCGCACCCTGGGGGCCGCCGCAGCCGTACCCGAGCCGTCCGGGGAACGCGGCGGGGACGGCCACGGCGAGGCTCACGATCGCGAGGACGGCGAGGAGGGCGGGGAGGCGGGACTCGGAGGGCAGCATGTAGCCACGGCGTCGCGGGCCTGGCGCGTAAGCCTTGTCCTGCATCGAGGCGACGCGCTTACGTCCCGGCCGGTCGACGCTCGGGGTATGCCCGCGGACCTCGAGGAGAAGACCGACCGCTACCACGACCTGCTCGCCGAAGCCGTCGACGAGGTCGAGGTGTGCGCGCCCGAGGACACGCCGATGGGCGAGGCCGCCCTGGAGTGCCTGGAGATGGCGACCTCGTACCTCGACGACGGCGAGCACTTCCGCGCGAACGACGACCCCGTGAACGCGCTCGCCGCGTTCTCCTACGGGCACGCGTGGCTCGACGCGGGCGCCCGCGTCGGCCTGTTCGACGTCCCGCGCGACGGCCACCTGTTCACGCAGTGAGCGAGCCGCTGCGCTGGCTGGTGCGCGACGAATCGATGAAGTACCTATCGTGCGAACGTAACGCATGGCACGAACAGTGACGGCTCGGGACGGAGACGACCGCAGGGTGGCCGACGGCGTCTACCGGTTCGGGACCCGGCGCATCAACTGGTACGTCCTCGAGGCCGACGACGGCCTGACCCTCGTCGACGCCGGCCTCCCCGCTCACTGGCCGCAACTCGAGGACTGGCTCGTAGTGCACGACTACGGGTTCGAGGACGTCGCCGCGCTCGCGTTGACCCACGGCGACCCCGACCACGTCGGGTTCGCGAGACGCCTGGCCGACGAGGGCGTCCCGGTCTACCTGCATCCCGACGACCGCCATCACCTGCGGAACCCCTCCGACGGAGCGCCGGGCTGGTTCTATCGGAACCTCTGGCGGCCCGCATTCCTCCGGTACGCCGCCGAATTGGTCCGCGACGGCATCACGTCGATCGACCCCGTCGCGGAGTTCGAACCGATCTCGGACGGCGACGTGCTGCCCGTTCCCGGCGAACCGCGCGTGCTGTTCGCGCCGGGGCACACGCCCGGGTCCTGCGCGCTCTACGTCGAGGACCGCGACGTCCTGTTCTGTGGAGACGTGCTGGCCACGCGGAACATCTTCACCGGGCGAGAGAGCGGCCCGCAACTGCTCGGCGCGGCCGACGAGGACCACGAGGCCGCCAGGGCGTCGCTCGACCGACTCGCCGGTCTCGGCACGGTCACGCTCCTGCCGGGGCACGGGAATCCGATGGAGGGCGACGTGGACGCGATCATCGACCGGGCGCGCTGACGGCGCACCCTCGCACGCGTCCCGGACCGGCCTCGCGCGCCCTCGACGTCACACATCGCGCGCACGACGTCAGTCCGCGAGGTCGCCGTCGAGTGCGTCGTCGAGGTCGCCATCGAGGACGCGTTCGGCGACGGACTCGAGGACCCCGCGGGCGTCCCTGGCCTCGTCTAGGTCGACGTGCTCGTCGACGGTGTGTGCTTGCGAGAGGCTGCCGGGCCCCCAGACGACCGCGGGGATGCCGTCGGCGACGAACTCGCGGGCGTCGGTCGCGGCCTCCAGCCCCCACGGATCGCGCGGCGCACGGTCGCCGGTGCAGTCGCGGACGAGTTCGGCGAACGCGTGGTCGCTCGGGATGCTCGCGGAGCGATAGTACTGCACGGTCTCCACGTCGGCGTCGACGCCGTCCTCGCGCGCGGCAGCGTCCAGGACGGCCTCGACCTCGGCGTCGACGGCCTCGATGGACTCCGCGGGAAGCACCCGCCGGTCGAGCAGGAACTCGACGCCATCGGGCACGACCGCCATGTTCCCGTCCGTGCCGCCCTCGACGCTCGTGACGGTCGCGTACCCGCGACCGACGAGGTCGTCCACGCGCTCGCGCACCTCGGCGTCGTACGCGTCGAACCGGTCGAACAGCGCGCGGGCGCCGTCGAGCGCGTTCCGGCCCTCGTCCGGGTGGCTCGCGTGCGCGGACTCGCCGCGGACGGTGACGCGGTACGTGACGACGCCCTTCGCGCTCGTCGCCACGCGCAACTCGGTGGGTTCGAGCACGATCGCGCAGTCGCCGCCGTACCCCTCGTCGACGAGCGTTCGCGTCCCCGGCAGTCCGGTCTCCTCGCCCGCGGCGGCGTGCACGACGAGCGCACCGTCGAGATCGCCGGACTCGAAGCGCGGCGCCAGCTCGAGCGCCGTCGCGAGCGCGACCGCCACGCCCGTCTTCATGTCGGCGCTCCCGCGACCGTACAGCACGTCCCCGCCGCCTCGAACGTCCCCGCCGCCTTCCGCCGAGACGATCTCGCCAGCGTAGGGGTCGTGCGTCCACGCGCCCCGGTCGCCCGCGGGCACGACGTCCGTGTGCCCGTTCAGGACGAGGGTCGGACCGCCAGCGTCGTCGGCGCCGTCGTGGTCGCCGACGACGGCGACCGCGTTCGGTCGCTCCGGCGCCTCCGGCGTCGGCACCAGCTCGGCGTCGAGGCCGTGGTGCTCGCACCAGTCGACGACGTACTCGGCGACCGCACGCTCCTCGCCCGGCGGGTTCTCGCTCGGGATGCGAACGAGTTCCCGCGCGAGGCCCGCGACGTCGTCGGGGTACTCGCCGCCACTCGCTCCGGGTTCGCCCGTCATCGCTCGTCGAACGCCGCGGCGATGGCGTGCTCGACGTCCGCGACGAGGTCGTCGGGGTGCTCGGTGCCGACGCTCAGGCGCACGAGCGTCTCCGGGATGCCCGCGTTCGCGAGCGCCTCCGACGAGAGGTCCTGGTGAGTCATCGTCGCCGGGACCTCCACGAGGCTCTCGACTCCACCGAGGCTCTCCGCGAGCGTGATGAGTTCGAGGCCGGCAGCGAACTCGGTGACGGTGTCGACGTCGCCGTCGAGTTCGAACGCGACCATCGCGCCGAAGTCGTCCATCTGCTCGGCGGCGACGTCGTGGTTCTCGTGGGACTCGAGGCCCGGATAGTACACCTCGGTGACGTGCTCGTTCCCGACGAGCGCGTCGACGACGGCGCGCGCGTTCGCGCAATGGCGCTCCATCCGGGTCGAGAGCGTCTTCATCCCCCGGAGGACGAGGAAGCAATCGAACGGACTCGGGATGGCGCCCCGGCGGTACTGGACGTACTCCAGTTCCTCGGCCAGGTCGGCGTCGTTCGTCGCGACCGCACCCGCGATGGCGTCCGAGTGCCCGCACTGGTACTTCGTGAGCGACTCCACGGCGAGGTCCGCGCCCAGTTCGAGCGGCCGCTGGAGGTACGGCGACGCGAACGTGTTGTCGATGGAGAGCTTCGCGTCGTACTCGTGCGCGACCTCGGCCGCGCCCGCGACGTCCCCGACGTTCAGCATCGGGTTCGTCGGCGACTCGAAGTGCACGAGCGCGGTCTCCTCGCGCATCGCGTCCGCGATGGCGTCGACGTCCGTGATCGGGACCTGCGTCAGCTCGACGCCGTACTCGCTGTAGACGTCCGTCAGGAGGTCGTGGGTCTCCGCGTACAGGTTGTTCGCTGCGACGACGTGGTCGCCCGCGGAGAGCGTCGCCGTGAACACGGCGTCGATGGCGCCCATCCCGGACGCGAACGCGCTCGCGTGCTCGCCGCCCTCGAAGTTCGCGAACGACTCCTCGAGCGCCGTCCGCGTCGGCATCGCGTCCCGCGAGTACCGGAACCCGGCCTTCGTCTCCGTCGGCGACGCGTACTCGTACGTCGAGTTCGCGTAGATCGGCGGCATGAGCGCCCCATACGGGTCCCTGCGTTCGTGAGAGTGTACCTCCCGCGTCTCGAAGCGGTGGTCGTCCATGCACAATCCTCTCACGAGGAGCGCTAATAAC is part of the Halorubellus sp. JP-L1 genome and harbors:
- a CDS encoding DUF357 domain-containing protein; this translates as MPADLEEKTDRYHDLLAEAVDEVEVCAPEDTPMGEAALECLEMATSYLDDGEHFRANDDPVNALAAFSYGHAWLDAGARVGLFDVPRDGHLFTQ
- a CDS encoding MBL fold metallo-hydrolase encodes the protein MARTVTARDGDDRRVADGVYRFGTRRINWYVLEADDGLTLVDAGLPAHWPQLEDWLVVHDYGFEDVAALALTHGDPDHVGFARRLADEGVPVYLHPDDRHHLRNPSDGAPGWFYRNLWRPAFLRYAAELVRDGITSIDPVAEFEPISDGDVLPVPGEPRVLFAPGHTPGSCALYVEDRDVLFCGDVLATRNIFTGRESGPQLLGAADEDHEAARASLDRLAGLGTVTLLPGHGNPMEGDVDAIIDRAR
- a CDS encoding M20 family metallopeptidase, encoding MTGEPGASGGEYPDDVAGLARELVRIPSENPPGEERAVAEYVVDWCEHHGLDAELVPTPEAPERPNAVAVVGDHDGADDAGGPTLVLNGHTDVVPAGDRGAWTHDPYAGEIVSAEGGGDVRGGGDVLYGRGSADMKTGVAVALATALELAPRFESGDLDGALVVHAAAGEETGLPGTRTLVDEGYGGDCAIVLEPTELRVATSAKGVVTYRVTVRGESAHASHPDEGRNALDGARALFDRFDAYDAEVRERVDDLVGRGYATVTSVEGGTDGNMAVVPDGVEFLLDRRVLPAESIEAVDAEVEAVLDAAAREDGVDADVETVQYYRSASIPSDHAFAELVRDCTGDRAPRDPWGLEAATDAREFVADGIPAVVWGPGSLSQAHTVDEHVDLDEARDARGVLESVAERVLDGDLDDALDGDLAD
- a CDS encoding PLP-dependent aspartate aminotransferase family protein is translated as MDDHRFETREVHSHERRDPYGALMPPIYANSTYEYASPTETKAGFRYSRDAMPTRTALEESFANFEGGEHASAFASGMGAIDAVFTATLSAGDHVVAANNLYAETHDLLTDVYSEYGVELTQVPITDVDAIADAMREETALVHFESPTNPMLNVGDVAGAAEVAHEYDAKLSIDNTFASPYLQRPLELGADLAVESLTKYQCGHSDAIAGAVATNDADLAEELEYVQYRRGAIPSPFDCFLVLRGMKTLSTRMERHCANARAVVDALVGNEHVTEVYYPGLESHENHDVAAEQMDDFGAMVAFELDGDVDTVTEFAAGLELITLAESLGGVESLVEVPATMTHQDLSSEALANAGIPETLVRLSVGTEHPDDLVADVEHAIAAAFDER